Genomic segment of Ischnura elegans chromosome 12, ioIscEleg1.1, whole genome shotgun sequence:
CAAAGTGTGATTTCAACCTATGTCCAAAGACACGTGAGACAACACTAAGTACGCAAGCCTTAATTTTCATCCAAATTAGTTAGCTCCTCAACTTTACAACAGTTCTGGGTTAAACACCTATCACATAGGTTAAACCCAACAAAATTGGGCTGGGAAATAATTGTGCCACTTAacataatgacatttttttatatagtAGGGGAGGGAATACTGCCTGAAGATTTCATACAATCAAGCCCATCACAAACTATAAAGCTCAAAACTGTGCTCTCCTACTTTCTCACAATATTTCACCCATCTCCAAACCCATCTTTTCCAATCACACACAAATCCTATGCTTCCCAACTCATGACAGTTTTCCTAAAGGAAAGAGATGGGGAAAAACAGCAAAGCTGCTACGCGTTTCGATTCTCATAACTTCGAAAAGATGGTTGAAAACCTCACATTCACACATTGCAAATCTGAATACATTCCAGCTCATCTTAGCCTTTACCGCTCATATATAACCAAACACTTTTCGACATGTAACCCTGTCTCCACTAGGAAAGAGGCATTGAAAACCTTCCCAATATTGAGCACATATGCTGGCAGGAGAGGAACATGATATAGGAGAAAAATAATGAAGGcctctggaaagaaaaaaagctTATAAAAGGAGAGAAAGGCAGTAGGTACTTTGGCAATACTGTCTTTATAGAGGAATaataaggacaaaaataaaacatcagGGCAAAGGGAGTTATGATTCATTTCCCTGCAGCACCATCACTGTTTTCTTCTCCTACACAATCTTCATAATCTTCCTCCTGCTGCACTGGCTCACCAACGCGCCATTCAAATGCTGCCCACTCAGCTGGCATATCAAGTAGAAGCAGGTTAAGAAAGTCAAGGGTGCCCAAATGGCTTGCTGCACCAAATCACCCTTATCCGCGCCTCCTTTCACAATTCCAATGTCCGTTGCCACCGAACACCCATGTAACAGATCCTTGCCACCCACCCATACAGCCTGCAGACATCACAAAAAGTACGGAGTCGTCGTGCGAGGTGGGATCACACGTTCCGTGTCGGGCACAGCGTGGAAGATGAGAGGTGACTTGTCTTCGACATTCTTAAACTGAAGGATTGAAGCCACGTTTCCACAGCGGTAGCAGTAATTTGGGGCAGACCACACTGTGACCAATTTATCCTTGAACATGTATTTGTAacctgaaaatgaaataatttcccaCTCACTCGCTGCTATGCGTACACACATGGAATTTCCTCCTAGATTAAGCAAGTTCATAAAGCCTTGTTCACAACTTCACTTGGTGTAATTAAGGAGTTGAAAATTCTGAAGAGCATCTGATGGTTTACAATGACTTTAACACTAAAAGTATCAACATGGCTCACAGTGAGGTCGTAAATTTTTACGCCTGGCAAGTGGTTCAGGCTGACTCAAAATCTTTgtaacagttaaatatttttaccatataaTGTTTAATACTTAATATCTTAAAGgatgcaatataaaaaaatagaatgttttCCACACCAGGTAAAATTTACAGCACATCAGTATGATTACCAATGACTTTATATACACACATTTCATAAGGCTAATTGAATCTTTAGTTTTCACCAAAACAGCCATAGTTATTATGGCTAGGTATCTAAAGAAATTTGTTTACAAAATTCACCTcattttttaacacattcaaAACTTTCGTGCTCTGAcatcaatgcaaaatattatttcattaagacTAAATTTCAGATCGGAGACCCCTGATATCTGTAAAAATCATCAGTGGTTGAGAGGAAGTCAAAGAGTAAGTGCCTCTAGGGTCCTTAAGAGGATGCATCCTGGGTAGttgccacaaagaaaaaaaattcaggggGGAGAGACTAAAGCCCCCAACCCCCAAATTATGCCCCTAGGGGTACCGATGAAGTAATGATACATGCTGACTTCTACTATCCATTAGAGCACCATGAAGTTCAGCTGTAGTGTGGTTGAGGGCAAAGTTGCTGGCATTGTAGTCAGAAGGACAGCAAGATTCCTAAGATGGTTCTGACGATAATAATGGGAACGAGGCATTATACTTAAGGACGACAAATCCAGGGCTGTGCAAAATATAGgctgaggagtatttgaaatacaaaatacctttgacttgggaatttcaaaaacaaactacaaattaaaattttaaatgccttttaaaataaaaaatacatttgtatggaaactaagagatcttaacaCATTGTGTACGGATGGAGAGAattcatgtcatttttttcccgaacgttccggatggatgacaaagattctcgtcatttaggcacgtcaacctaaacaattttaaagcgtacaacacgtattcgttagtatgttttcagttgttgttcgttattcataatgaattgatgcatcatggCGTTTGATTGGGTAacgttatattctaaacattagctttttaaccatgtttaaaccaaaggcattacgccctaatagacacatatttccaaatcggcattcctaggaatttaaataccctggtacgcaacgtgttaaaaaaatataacctgtctTGACacattatggatagttgcaaacatgaaaaaACAATTCTAACGATAATGAAGttatctctgaagcataatgttgcAGAAAAgctatcagagctacttcaaaagtttttcacgaatgtattttttattttagaatgggaaaacaCAAAACAAATCTGTATatgaaatacaagatacattcaggtcgtgtatttgagaTATTGCCCAGCCGTAGACAAATTTGAACCACCCAAGAGCAAGCATTGAGAGGAGATAAGAAATTCGGATATACCATACCTTCATGTACTAATTGATGTGCACGGCAGATTAAAGATAGTGAATTTAAATCCATGAACTCATGCGTAACTTGAGCACCAAACAGCCAGCCTGCACCTCTTGGGCTCACAGTCCACTTATCAACATCCTCAGGGTCACTCCACACCAGATCACAAAATGCACCTTaacataataattgaaaaatattaataattgccATACCAACAGAACACTTGAATCAATCATTTCGAAGCACTACTTTCTCCCTTGAAATGAAACCATAATAATTTACCATGTTTGGAAGGAATATACTGTACACTCTCATGTACCATTCTCCCTAGTGTGCGACACAACCTTTATTTTTGGGCATGacttgaggaaaataataattttgaaaatagcacaataaaatgtgtattattatctgtaaaaatgataaaacttacaTTACTGTAACAAAAAGTGCTCAACTGTTTCCCAGAATATGCAGCAAACTTGCTTTTACAATAAGAAGCCACCAACCTTAGCAACTCGTTTGCACACCATGCACACAAGATAAATGGCAATGACTTCAACTGTACCTTGAGGGTCCGACTAGGTGTGCCAAAACTGGCAGGGAAATATCAAGGCAACAAAATAACAGCTTGTTTGGAGATTGTGGATTTCGTATCCATTACAAGCCTTCCCTATcaatgccattaaaaatactaACCTCTTGAATTAAGTGCACCCAGTTTTGGGTATTGGTAAAGCCTAAAccacacggtcattttttccacCCCTCTGAATGATGGCTCcagtgataggttttcagggaccaaaagagtgattgcTTGACCCATACTTTCTGTATCATACTGTCATTCCCACCGTGCCATTTTTCATTGCTCATTCCGTCATTATCCATTTAAAACTGTTATTCAATTATAAGCCAAGCATGGCATAATAATCACTGTAAGCGGCCGtacattctgattggctgaaggactgTGCCAGCAATGGTTACAGCAAAAGGACAGAAAAAGGGGCTAGCTGAGTGATGGAGAAACAGATGGGATTCCCAACTCCGGCCATCACAGAAAATGATTGTGTGAACCGGTCATTTTTTTCTGCCATCACAGGGGCGATCTCTGGAGATGTCCGTCgcaagggatggaaaaaaatgacctTGTGATTCAGACTTAAAAATATGTGCGTAGTACACAAGAAAATACAGTATTGGGGACTTATAAAGTAAAATAGTGGACATATACCCATACAGGGCTTAATTGATCAATCTTAGGTgatatttacaaagaaaataaatcactgTCCAAGAAAACATGGTGAACATGCATCAATAAGACTTGAAGACCCCCCTGCAGTTAAAATGAGGGCATGTTGAACCGTagcaaaagaataaaattgaatgctGGGAAGGCTATTTCTAACTATTGTACATGAAATACCAACATAATTTCAAAAGTAACAACCCTCTTATAAATACCTTCATGAGGAATTTCCTGATTCCTTTCAATAGTCCGAATCTGGTCAAGTGTCCGAATATCAGGAGAAAGACCACCATGCACACATAAAACCTGCTCTTCAATTAActaaaacaaaaaggaaaaagacaTGAGATAAGCCCACAGAGTTCAGTTTTTAAGACTTTGATTGCTAATTTATGTTTGAATATGTGCACAAGTGCTATTTTATAGGAGAAAATAATCTAATAGTTATCAGTCAGCTGGATATTGTTCCACAAAATGCTGTGTGAAGACCTGGCTACACGATATATTGACTAAAACAAGTTAAATGTCTAAATGCACACACAATTTAGGTGTTCAGGATCGGAGCATTTAAAATTACATGAATGGAGTTacaacgggttctattttctgttcctgcATTCACATAATTGGGAAGTTACATGCGGCATTTTGGTTTTCATTCTCGTGTTTGTGCATTTAGACATAAACTTATAcatgtaatatataatataacGAGACCTTAAGAACGAACTGTGATCACTTATCTCGAAGAAAAATACACAACCCATGAGACTGTTTCCAGTGGCATGAAATAAGAGAACCATTTGAAAACGTTCAACAAAATCTTTCAAATTGTCACCATTGTTTTGATTATTACGGTCAATAACATATACCTCGAAGTTATATCATTTAGCGTCCCTAATAATATGTTCAAGTGTTTAAGAAAGTGAAAGACTATAATGAAATACCACTTCAAAAATTAGGCAGCACAATCAACTCACAGAAATATGAAGTGGAAAAACAGGAAGAggatagaaaaattttcaaaaatgtactgATCAGCTCACAATATCTTCCCAACAGGATTTCTGACAGATGCATAAGAATATCTGTAACTTTGGCCACAACTCTATCATCATGCCTATTATGGCTTATATTGCTATGAACAATAAGTTACATAACGAAGGTAcacaataaaaaacaatgataagGAAATGTATTAGTCAGTACATGTGTCATTTGTGCAAAGACCTGTATGATAGCTATATACACCATGGTGTACTTACCGCGGCTATGGTCAGAAGGTCAAAGACTCTACAGCAATACCTCCAGGCATTGGCATTGCCGTATTTTTTCTGGCATTCATCTAGAGAGTAATAATAAGAAAATCAATTGGCCAATTAAGGCAGTATTAATTGCAGGCGTAATTCGTAATTACATTTTCCCTCCCATTACAGCAaatttatatacaaaaaagattatacttattattagttattaatacaaaaaaactaagtcGCCAAAATGTGTAATTCGCACATTACAGTTTTATCGCCATTTACAACATCTGCCTATATCAATGATATTAAAGAAATGTCATATGCACAGTCAGTTAAAAGGATTTCGACATTAAGATGTTTCCGTGCTTAAAATATCTAATGAGAACTATTTAAAACTCACCATAAAATCCATATACTTGTGTGATCTGTCGCGACTCGTGATTCCCACGCAACAATGTTATTCGATCCGGCCACTTGGCTTTTAACGTTAATAGTCGGGTAAATGTCTCCAAAGAATAGTAGCCTCTGTCAACAAAATCCCCCATGAATATGTAATTTGTATCTGGAACTTGTCCACCTTTCCTAAAAAGCTCTTCAAGGTCATAAAACTGAAAACAAATAGTTAATAATGAATCGTTTGAGCACAATGAAGTACTATATATAGACTTCACACTGAAAGGATAATTACCTGACCATGAATATCACCACAAACAGTAACAGGAGTGGAAACAGGATGAATATTTGATTCTTCGAGAAGGTAATCGCACACCATATCACATAATTTCTGAAATACATAAACCGCCAAATCAGTTGAAGTTGAGGGTGTAAACTTGGTTGTAAACTTAAAATGAAACAGTAAAATCGCGTGAACATAATGTAAAATTTCACTCTTATGCATGAATATAAACACCTTGGGTGTTTAAGAAGCTAACCGAAACgtaatcaaccaaaatatttaaaaaacaatgataCAGAGGCTCATGGGCACAAAATACTGTTCTGAACAAGTGGTTAACGTATTTTAACAGAAAGATACCCCAGCAAAATCTCCACACCGATTACGGTACAAAATACGGCTAATTGAtgtcattttctcataaattgacttgcctttaaatcattttcagGGAGGTATTTACATTCTTTCGCTATATCAATCCACTTGTCCAATTCCGACATCTTGGGTAACTAGACCTCACAACTAGCGCCACAGAGGTGAAAAAGAGATGAACTACTTGAACCACTCAAAACACGGTTAATTGTGAAAGACGTTGAAGATTATCTCTGAATTATGTTCATTATTACCTCCATATatatagacaaaaataaaaatttgtgaaaataagaatattataATCAGTTTTATCGCAAATATTGAGTATTTAATGATGTGAAGTCACTAATATAAATTTCGTATGTACTTTGTTTTCAGCAGCATAATCAACTTTAATAATCACGCCCAAATCTTGTGGTAGTCAGTGTAAAAACGTAATAATTACtcgttttctcatttattttcctatGGGGGACTTGATGATGACCATTTAAAGCTTCAGGCTTCATCTCTTCCGTGTTCTATGATGATAGGTCATGGAAGTGTTTGGGCAATCTTATGAAAACATTTACTACAAAAGTATGTCTAATTTTTCTGTTAACCCAATAAAACAGTACTTTCGCCTTGCCTAGACACAGAAATCGTTTTCATGAGGTTCTGAGGAAGGGGCTTAGTAGTCTTTCTTCTGCGCACGCTCTGTTCACGATCTTGCACATATTGATTGAAAGTCTATGGGTCAATCTTTACGCTATGCGAAAACTGATGCGACCCACTTTTTAACTCGTTTTTCAAATGATGACGATTAAAGTCATCTTtgtgtaatttaaattttctgtcATCGGTATTTATAATTGGTTTTACAGGGCAAGCGTTAACGAAGAAGAGAATGTCCTTCCTAGATCCACTCTCAACGTAGGGCAATCTTCGATCTGAAACGGCCGGGCGACGGGGAGCATTGTGGGAAATAAGCCTTCCATCTTGGTATTCCGTACCGTGTCGGCTGGAGGCCTAGGACGGCGGAAGGGGTGTCGAGAATTTCAGACGGGATAACAAGGAGGGCGTAAATTAAGATATTGTAAAGATGTCGGGGAATACGGGGATGGAGCAACTCATCCCCATTGTAAATAAACTTCAAGATGCATTTACCCAGTTGGGAGTTAATATGCAATTGGACTTACCACAAATCGCTGTGGTAGGTGGGCAGAGTGCTGGTAAAAGTTCTGTGCTAGAAAATTTTGTGGGAAGGTAAGTGTTCATTATTACTGTTAAGTTTTGTATTTCATATTTAACAGGCCTAATAATTCTTTGCTATCAATTTTCATCTGTCGACAAACGTGATTTTAAACTTAACGGTTTTTGACGTACGCAAACCAGTGACAGCTCCCTTGTATGAGTCATTTATCGTGATTTCACATCTCTCTAGGGATTTTTTGCCAAGAGGATCGGGGATAGTGACACGAAGACCTCTTATTTTGCAGCTAATCAACAGTAGCATAGGCAAGTTATCTAGTGCAGTTCATTTGACGATTGTTTTGTCTCTTCGTCTTTGGGTGTTTGTTGATAACACCGTTTTGTACTTCAATCTTTTTCAGAATATGCCGAATTTCTTCATTGCAAGGGCAAAAAATTCACTGATTTTGATGAAGTACGCAAGGAAATCGAAGGGGAAACGGATCGAGTGACGGGTACTAACAAGGGATTATCTCCCATTCCAATAAACCTTCGTGTGTATTCGCCAAACGGTAAGTGGAGCATTTTTTAGACAATTTTCAAGGTTCTCTTTGGATGTGATATGGCGTTAGTTTTCTATGGAAGAAGAATTTTCATAATCAGTATTTTTTTCGTCCCATTAATCGTTTATCTGTCCGTAATTATCCTAACCAAGTATTTCCAAGAATTCTCGGAATGAGATGGCGGTATGTTTTTATCCCCCTACGTATTCATTTATACAGGGTTCAATAGTTAAATGTCAAGATATTGGCGGAAGTAACGTTTTAATTGACACACAGTATGGGTGTTCCCTTTAGGTCTTGACCGTTCCTTTAGAGGTAACGTGCGTCAGGAGTATTTCCGCAATAAATTCCCATCGTTCAAAATATTTGGTGCATTTGGTAATTGTACCAAATTCGACGccaatatttattaactttattctGAAACTTAGAGAATGAGTCCACTAATTTTATTGATGGCAGATGCCAGTAAATGTCAgtcattattttcctaaatattcctTAGTTGACATTGATTAGTATTGATTACTCCAGGTCTTATAAAATggtcttaatttaattttttgcttatcATAGCAATGAATTTGATGCCAGTAAGTGATGCATCACCAATTAAAAATTCCTATTTGCACTACTGCATCAGTTCCACGAATTTTTTATTCACCGTCTCTTCATATGTAGATTTGTGCCATAAAATTACTATTGATTTGCATAGATGTAATATTTATTAGTGTCATACCAGGAAGGTGCATCGACAGTGAAATGTCAGTTTCTGACAGGTGGTAGTCATCAATCAGGGATAAATTAAATTGGTTTTAAGTTATAGAGGTGGCTTCTTACCTATCTCAGGAAGGTATTTTATGTTACAATggtaaatgattattattacttgtaaatattttctaattcaaCCTCCTCCGATGTTATAGCAGAGCACATTTAGTGGACTTTACAATAgtgactgatttttttttctaatacacCCTATAATTTGAATCTTTGAATTGGGGTACCTGTAAGAAAAGAGACAACACAAACGCTTTGATTTTGGtgtacaattattttaaatattgtggTTGTTGTTTAACGTTGGGTGATGTGGTGTGTAACTATTTTCAAAGTGATGACTAAGTCATTGGGgtcaatcggatgcaaaattgcaatttttttaagaattcggtagattggaataaaatataagtTATGATAAAAACTTCTCCTTCATTCAGTCATTCTCGCTTTAATTTTCAagtagggtcattccatgtctgttcacccaggcatggcacccaccgtctcggattttaatgaaatttttgtcactagctacaatcacctatctaatgacccatataaaatatatactctCTCACCCTCACAGtgtgcaagatatgaggagtcgaagtttgagatgtttgttcagaagtggcgctagtggtgcacggaggcagaaaaaaagtaaaacttgaaatgctcatagtggcagtcaaaacaccaccatttttatttcacagtatattggagcacatattaaccttcaataaaaaaaaattggatgagttaactactctgccttttggtgataattctgaaaatatgaagtaatgtttttgacctaaaaaaatcggttaattaacaactgttgacatcatctTGGCTTACATagcaatgcaaggggaataaaagaaaTTACTATGGAAACtgtgtacttggatagacaaggggtcaaaatttcattcaaatatattttgtggtttctgagttatgaatttttacccagtgccctgcactctggaatttgactcccactagcgccacgtgtgagcaaacatctcaaacttcgactcctcatatcttgcaaactatgagggtgagagaggaaatatttgatatgggtcattagataggtgattgtagctagtgacaaaaatttcattaaaatccgagacggtgggtgtcattttgaaaatttctgggtgatttgacgtggaatgacccagtAAGGAAATGTGATGGTTGCCGCCCACTTGTTGGAAAGTTTTGGTTTATTAACTAGTTGAGGGTGAACCTCATGCTGAGGGATATAATTGCTCTCAAGAGTGTTAACAGAAATGAAATAGGTGAGGTGGCGCTGAAATGCAGTTACCTTCTCTGTAGGAATTCATGATATCATCAACTTGACCAGCAAAAAGGCCATCAATTTTTTAGCCTCAAGTAGCTTGAGAAGTAGgaatgaaaaacagaaaaaatagctctcttaatttttcaaattggtCGTGAATTTGTCgttattgattgaaaattgagTTCTTAGAATTTGGAAGTGCAAAATTAACATTGATTATTGAGTATTTATTCTGGTACCAAGTATGTTCTGTGAGATTGGTATCATATTTTCAGCTGATTTGGGTGTATCACTTCAGTGTCATTGGCTCAGTCCCACCCACCTCTAATCGACTTAAACCTCTATTCCACCAATTTTGCTTGTTCATGACTTATATTCTTACCAAATGACTCACCACTTCTTCCGTATGGGTTAATGAACCACAGATCTAATGACACCATCAACTCGtgaaaagtgggcagcaactttCGGGTGTTTTATTTCTGGATGGAACGGCTGAATgaggaacatttttttctgtgtaGTTTCTCTTTCCCTTACATCATGCAAATTTTTCAGCAATCAGGTATGAGTTAATGACCTCATCTACTGTGATAGAAGTAATAGGATCAGAAAATTAATGTTAGTTTCTGTAATCCTTTTTGCATACCATGTGTAAAGCTGCACATTTAAACTCACGCAGTTCAGTGGCCTAGCCATTAGGGGGCAGAAAGAGTTTCCCGGCTACAACCCTCCACCCCCCCTTTGAACCTTTAAAAGATGTGCTAAAAATGAGTGAGATGGccgcaatgaataaaaaataatatattttaattaataaattttttttaaaagacattttcaacatctcaaaatcctggctacactTCTGTTTAAGTTGCGTTTATGCGTTGAGAATCATGCTTTCATTATTTCATCCAAGCTGGTATATATGTGCAGGGAAGTCATAGAAATAATATAAGAATTAGGTTATTGTTTGGGGAAAACTCCAGATGCGTGGCATACAGATGAAAATCTTGCTTAAACACTGAGACTGCTGCAAACGAAGCAGCAAGGTTGACATTTCGTTTCGGTATTGGCTGGGTGGCTAGGGTTTATACTGACTTGGTTCTACCTGACTTATTTCTGCTTTGACAACCTCTGCTTTACTTCATTTCACAACGTACCTTGCTCCATTTTTCTCTATTATTTCTTTATActcattgtcatcatcatcactggtcaacaatcctaggattggtttgacgcagctctccactcagttctcctatcagctaatcttttcacacctacgtatttcttctctttcacatctctctttacttgttccatatattttgttcgggatcttccttatccattcttgccttccacttgtcattcgaccattgtcttcatcaggccatcatgtctcaagatgtggcctataaggttgttccgtcttcttattaaggttttcatgaggcttctcttctctcctacccttcttaggacttcctcgttactaactcggtcgatccatttgattttcatcattcttctgtagcaccacatttcaaaggcctctatccttgctttctctgctgcggtcattgtccatgcctcacttccgtatatactaatgaatgaaatcaattgattttggcgtgacttagTGGAAtaatgagatattcatggtgaagcaaaagtACAGTACAGTCTTGACGGCTatggcgtcattatcaagacaaaaagAAGGAGCACTTACAAAGTCAAGCCTACTGTTATCGGTCATATAagactcaaatttgaaaatgctcctcctgtttgtcttgataatgatgctATAGCCATCAAAACTGGTCGAcagtaaataaaagtttgtggaacagtactagGTTCATCCAGCTGCTTTGCCACTGATATAAAttcatggaatttaaaaaaaattgcaaatgtaaATCAGGGTAACACTTTCTTAATGGATTACACTTATCAGTACTTAATCATGGTCGTACTCAGTGTGCAACACATATTGCTCCCTGGAGAGAACTGTCATTGGACCATGGAATGAATATTAGCGACTGTGAATTGGTCAACTAACCCTCTTcagcaatttataatttttgtctttgaattgcctgttttcattaattttctcgtCTCCAAGAACTTCTAATAGGTATGGGAGAGCTTTGATTTCTGTAGTAGTGATGGGGAAGCTCAAATGGATAATCAAAAGAGATGTCACATAAgactttcaagaaaattttatttcagcagtTTTCATTTTGGTTTCATTATCGAGCTCTCCACTGCATCTTTGTGTGAATTCCCATGGAAGTTAGAGGAGTCATGGAAATTAGGTCACTGTCAGATAAAAACTCCAGAAGTGTAGCAAAAGGATGAAAATTGTAGATGAACTAGTTGGGTATTGTGATGAACGGGTCAGGCTCTCCATTTCTGCCagcatttcaatggaaaattatgtCATTGAAACATCGGCTGAAATGGAGAGCTAGGATGGAAGCGGGAGAAAAGTTCATCGCATTAGTTCACGAGGGAAACACCAAATCATTATCATGCAGAGTGTAGCTGCGTTTGAGTCCGGACCCTCAAAACATATAAACACAATTTCTCTtcttcttaaaagaaaaaatatgaaaaatcatgactttacaaaagatttctttgacaaatgtagttttttcaattatgaaaagtgttaaaattattttaaaagcctctaattagtatcctgttttttcaaaaactttccaccctggttttggaaccccccctaatgaaattcctggctaccctaccAGTGAGGTGTTTGTTATCTTGTGAGCTGGTTGGCACAGGGTAGTGCTGACTTGATGCTATTTGAGTCTATTTCTGCCACTGCTTCTTCTACTTGACTTAAATTCACAACTGTGCTAcatttttccttaaagacatgACTGCTTTTCCAATGATACAAAGTCagggaaatttaaaatggaaagtgGGCATGAACTCTGCCATGACATGCAAGCTATTTAAGGTGGtgaagggtatgaaaggaagaATAGAGGAGGAGTGTGCTTGGGGAGGACTGGGTAGGAAAGTAATA
This window contains:
- the LOC124169292 gene encoding serine/threonine-protein phosphatase 6 catalytic subunit, which produces MSELDKWIDIAKECKYLPENDLKKLCDMVCDYLLEESNIHPVSTPVTVCGDIHGQFYDLEELFRKGGQVPDTNYIFMGDFVDRGYYSLETFTRLLTLKAKWPDRITLLRGNHESRQITQVYGFYDECQKKYGNANAWRYCCRVFDLLTIAALIEEQVLCVHGGLSPDIRTLDQIRTIERNQEIPHEGAFCDLVWSDPEDVDKWTVSPRGAGWLFGAQVTHEFMDLNSLSLICRAHQLVHEGYKYMFKDKLVTVWSAPNYCYRCGNVASILQFKNVEDKSPLIFHAVPDTERVIPPRTTTPYFL